The following are encoded in a window of Thalassotalea insulae genomic DNA:
- a CDS encoding response regulator, which yields MSKPKILIIDDEQDYLELLSEALEHQFLVYSADTLQRAEAIIADIGTVEIALVDENIGQDKGSDWIKQKVKQQDVAISFVLYSGLASEDAILKGLECGADDFLVKPMSLLALSNKLEKLIAYQKQIHQFENEICSKDRVINISMAQASKYGSCMQLTSRLNQCFSLEKIRDEVFSYLYSTNLQGCIAFYPFTGPAEYYSSKNGFCSPVEKGVMELLKVKPRLYRFGSRTIFNHPLVSILILNLEDGSIETDIYIDALASVIECIGARMAFITYKDSLETVQDQILAAVSKTKKMIGISKHHQQEVMNEIVQNIGMSFHVLDMTMEQEEFLTELVQNALQKHSQDDALFIDISHLLDSALTSVDELKQLNTTQEMPEEVLNEEDELF from the coding sequence ATGTCTAAACCTAAAATACTGATCATAGATGACGAACAAGATTATTTGGAACTGTTATCGGAAGCATTGGAACATCAATTCCTCGTTTATAGTGCAGACACCTTACAAAGAGCAGAAGCCATTATTGCAGATATTGGCACTGTAGAAATAGCTTTGGTCGATGAAAATATAGGACAAGATAAAGGCTCAGACTGGATTAAGCAAAAGGTAAAACAACAAGACGTTGCGATTTCTTTTGTTTTATATTCCGGGCTCGCAAGTGAAGATGCGATTTTAAAAGGGTTGGAATGTGGGGCTGATGACTTTTTAGTTAAGCCGATGTCTTTGCTGGCGTTGAGTAATAAACTGGAAAAATTAATCGCCTACCAAAAGCAAATTCATCAGTTTGAAAATGAAATTTGTTCGAAAGACAGAGTCATTAATATTTCGATGGCGCAGGCATCAAAATACGGCAGTTGTATGCAACTGACTTCTAGATTAAATCAGTGCTTTTCATTAGAAAAAATCAGGGATGAAGTCTTTTCTTATCTTTACAGCACTAATTTGCAAGGCTGTATCGCGTTTTATCCTTTTACTGGCCCTGCGGAATATTACAGTTCAAAAAATGGTTTCTGTTCGCCAGTAGAAAAAGGAGTGATGGAGCTATTAAAAGTAAAACCTCGGCTCTATCGTTTTGGTTCTCGCACTATTTTTAATCATCCATTAGTGTCAATTTTAATATTAAATTTGGAAGATGGTTCGATTGAAACTGATATTTATATTGATGCCTTGGCGTCTGTGATCGAATGTATTGGTGCTAGGATGGCGTTTATCACTTATAAAGATTCGTTAGAAACGGTACAAGATCAAATTTTGGCTGCGGTGAGTAAAACTAAGAAAATGATTGGAATTTCAAAGCATCATCAGCAAGAGGTGATGAATGAAATAGTGCAAAATATCGGTATGAGTTTTCATGTACTTGATATGACAATGGAGCAGGAAGAGTTCTTAACCGAGCTTGTACAAAATGCGTTACAAAAACATAGTCAGGATGATGCATTATTTATTGATATTAGTCACTTGCTTGATAGTGCGTTAACGAGTGTTGATGAGTTGAAACAATTGAATACAACACAGGAAATGCCAGAAGAAGTGCTCAATGAAGAGGATGAGCTATTTTGA